A stretch of the Planktothricoides raciborskii GIHE-MW2 genome encodes the following:
- a CDS encoding mercuric reductase yields MTNSIHQEPALQPLDRYNQALMSQVHPADWVNPQPANCYDLVVIGAGTAGLVVAAGAAGLGLGLKVALIEKSLMGGDCLNVGCVPSKSVIRSARVAADMRDTAAFGIQPPDSINIDFAVVMQRMREIRAGISHHDSAERFKNLGVDVFLGNAAFVNKEAIAVSKTISDLSPQPDSFLRFKKAVIATGARASRPQIPGLAEAGYLTNETVFSLTECPKRLAVIGGGPIGCELAQAFHRLGSQVILFHKHGHLLDREDEDAAEIIQQQLFRENLNLILNCNLEKVELSDTGKVIYYRQNSQENRDIIQTVIVDEILVGAGRTPNIDGLNLDAVGVEYDNHRGVVVNDYLQTTNPRIYAAGDICMNWKFTHAADAAARIVIKNTLFSPFGLGQSKLSNLVMPWVTYTDPEIAHAGLYEREAQAKGLETNTIKIPFSTVDRALTDGETEGFVKILQKKGSDQILGATIVARHAGEMISEITLAITTKQGLNALSGVIHPYPTQADAIKKAADAYRRTLLTPRTKSLLKLLSKFS; encoded by the coding sequence ATGACCAACTCAATTCACCAAGAACCAGCCCTTCAACCATTAGATCGGTACAATCAAGCCCTGATGTCCCAAGTCCATCCTGCTGATTGGGTTAACCCCCAACCTGCTAACTGTTACGATTTAGTCGTGATTGGGGCGGGGACTGCCGGACTGGTGGTAGCTGCGGGGGCTGCGGGGTTGGGATTGGGCTTAAAAGTTGCCCTGATTGAAAAAAGCCTCATGGGGGGAGATTGCCTGAATGTGGGCTGTGTTCCTTCTAAATCTGTGATTCGGTCGGCGCGAGTGGCGGCGGATATGCGAGATACCGCCGCTTTTGGCATTCAACCCCCCGATTCAATTAACATCGATTTTGCAGTGGTGATGCAGCGGATGCGGGAAATTCGCGCCGGAATTAGCCATCACGATTCAGCGGAACGGTTTAAAAATTTGGGGGTTGATGTATTTTTGGGCAATGCCGCGTTTGTGAATAAAGAGGCGATCGCTGTCTCAAAAACTATCTCAGACTTATCGCCACAACCGGATTCTTTTCTCCGCTTTAAAAAAGCCGTCATTGCCACAGGTGCCAGGGCCTCTCGTCCTCAAATTCCAGGATTAGCAGAAGCGGGATATTTAACCAATGAAACTGTCTTTTCCCTGACAGAATGCCCCAAACGTTTAGCCGTGATTGGGGGAGGGCCGATTGGTTGCGAATTAGCCCAAGCATTTCATCGCCTTGGTAGCCAAGTTATTTTATTTCATAAACATGGACATTTGCTCGATCGCGAAGATGAGGATGCAGCGGAAATCATCCAACAACAATTATTCCGAGAAAATCTAAATTTAATCTTAAATTGCAACTTGGAAAAAGTGGAACTCAGCGATACTGGTAAAGTGATTTATTACCGACAAAATTCTCAGGAAAATAGGGATATAATTCAAACTGTAATTGTGGATGAAATTTTAGTGGGGGCAGGAAGAACTCCGAATATTGATGGCTTAAATTTAGACGCGGTTGGGGTAGAATACGATAACCATCGCGGTGTAGTAGTCAATGACTATTTACAAACCACTAATCCTCGGATTTATGCCGCTGGAGATATTTGTATGAACTGGAAATTTACTCATGCGGCAGATGCGGCAGCGCGAATCGTAATTAAAAATACTTTATTTTCTCCTTTTGGTCTGGGACAGAGTAAACTGAGTAATCTGGTCATGCCTTGGGTGACATATACCGACCCAGAAATTGCCCATGCGGGACTTTATGAACGAGAAGCCCAAGCCAAAGGATTAGAAACAAATACCATTAAAATTCCTTTTTCAACGGTTGATCGCGCCTTAACGGACGGTGAAACTGAAGGTTTTGTTAAAATTCTCCAGAAAAAAGGTTCTGACCAGATTTTAGGTGCTACAATTGTCGCTCGTCATGCTGGAGAAATGATTAGTGAAATTACCCTCGCGATCACCACCAAACAGGGATTAAATGCTCTTTCTGGAGTGATTCATCCCTATCCCACCCAAGCAGACGCGATTAAAAAAGCCGCTGATGCTTATCGCCGAACCTTACTCACTCCCCGGACAAAATCCTTGCTTAAACTATTAAGTAAGTTTAGTTAG
- the arsM gene encoding arsenosugar biosynthesis arsenite methyltransferase ArsM — translation MSYLETTAQFYAEAAETPQVGLCCVSTPPLQLPGLNIPEIMQQMNYGCGSTVHPTELFGQPTVLYIGVGGGIEALQFAYFCRQPGSVIAVDPVAEMRQAASRNLQLAAQKNDWFNPDFVNILAGDAFALPVPDASVDIVAQNCLFNIFEAADLQQALSEAYRVLKPGGKLIMSDPIASRPIPVHLQKDERLRALCLSGALTYKEYIQHLIDVGFGQIEIRARRPYRLLDTHNYELDKPLLLESLDSVSFKVPIPEDGACVFTGKTAIYAGSESLLDDRAGHLLQRGIPLAVCDKTAAKFSLQFPQDVMITDSTWHYQGGGCC, via the coding sequence ATGTCCTATTTAGAAACCACTGCCCAATTCTACGCCGAAGCTGCGGAAACCCCTCAAGTTGGACTCTGCTGTGTCAGCACTCCCCCCCTGCAATTACCCGGATTAAACATCCCGGAAATCATGCAACAGATGAACTATGGCTGTGGGTCAACAGTGCATCCCACCGAATTATTTGGTCAGCCAACAGTTCTTTATATCGGCGTTGGTGGGGGGATCGAAGCCCTTCAGTTTGCTTATTTTTGTCGTCAACCGGGCAGCGTCATTGCCGTAGACCCGGTGGCAGAAATGCGCCAAGCAGCCAGCCGAAATTTACAGCTTGCTGCCCAGAAAAATGATTGGTTTAATCCCGATTTTGTGAATATTCTGGCTGGAGATGCATTTGCCCTCCCTGTACCGGATGCTTCTGTGGATATAGTCGCCCAAAATTGTCTATTTAATATCTTTGAAGCCGCCGATTTACAACAAGCTTTATCGGAGGCTTACCGCGTATTAAAGCCCGGTGGAAAATTGATTATGAGTGACCCGATCGCCTCCCGCCCCATTCCCGTACATCTACAAAAAGATGAACGATTAAGAGCACTTTGTCTATCCGGAGCACTAACTTATAAAGAATATATTCAGCACTTAATCGACGTAGGTTTTGGTCAGATTGAAATTCGCGCCCGTCGTCCTTATCGGCTGCTAGATACTCACAATTACGAACTCGATAAACCGTTATTATTAGAAAGTCTTGATTCCGTCTCTTTCAAAGTACCCATTCCCGAAGATGGGGCTTGTGTATTTACGGGCAAAACTGCCATTTATGCCGGCAGTGAATCACTTTTAGATGATCGCGCCGGACATTTGTTGCAGCGAGGAATTCCCTTGGCGGTATGTGATAAAACAGCGGCAAAATTTTCCCTGCAATTTCCTCAAGATGTGATGATTACCGACTCAACCTGGCATTATCAGGGCGGTGGATGCTGTTAA
- a CDS encoding TVP38/TMEM64 family protein — protein sequence MLSEFNPKQWLLNALQWVESLGLVGGLAFMAIYIIATVAFLPGSILTLGAGVVFGILLGSVYVFIGANLGAIAAFLVGRYLARNWVSQKIAGNEKFAAIDQAIAQEGFKIVLLTRLSPVFPFNLLNYAFGITGVSLPDYILGSIGMIPGTIMYVYLGEIAGDIAKIGSENQPTNSTIQWAIRIIGLIATVAVTVYITRMARQALAEKVSQ from the coding sequence ATTTTATCAGAATTTAACCCCAAACAATGGCTGCTGAATGCCTTACAATGGGTGGAAAGTTTAGGACTCGTTGGCGGTCTGGCTTTTATGGCTATTTATATAATAGCGACAGTGGCATTTTTGCCCGGTTCAATCCTCACTTTAGGGGCGGGAGTAGTCTTTGGCATTCTGTTGGGTTCTGTTTATGTATTTATTGGGGCAAACCTAGGGGCGATCGCGGCTTTTCTGGTTGGCCGATATTTGGCTAGAAATTGGGTTAGTCAAAAAATTGCCGGAAATGAAAAATTTGCCGCGATCGACCAAGCGATAGCCCAAGAAGGGTTTAAAATTGTTTTGTTAACCCGTCTTTCCCCAGTTTTTCCCTTTAATTTACTCAACTATGCCTTTGGGATTACAGGCGTTTCTTTGCCAGACTACATACTTGGTTCTATTGGCATGATTCCGGGGACAATTATGTATGTGTATCTTGGTGAAATAGCCGGGGATATTGCCAAAATTGGCAGCGAAAATCAGCCCACCAATAGCACAATTCAATGGGCGATTAGAATCATTGGTTTAATCGCCACTGTTGCCGTCACCGTTTACATTACTCGCATGGCCCGTCAAGCACTAGCAGAAAAAGTCAGCCAGTAA
- a CDS encoding DUF928 domain-containing protein encodes MNWKLNKTTLLKTFFLSLLCLHPALSLPLVQAQEMTSGRELQAVIPPVGENPGRRESAGVRGACLPPNQSLTVLVPENQVTLTTSLYPTFFFYLPATKAQEALFVLYDENEREIYKSIFSIKEMSGLLELSIPDKVTSPKLEPGKNYYWQFSLFCDPKNPSLDPFVDGWVQRVSLTEDISNNLATASDSEKVDIYAAAGIWQDALTTLADLRQNNPNDRNLENQWNQLLENIGLEKIAQEPMIPSR; translated from the coding sequence ATGAACTGGAAACTGAATAAAACCACTTTGCTGAAAACTTTTTTCCTCTCCTTGCTGTGCTTGCATCCTGCCTTGTCTTTGCCCTTAGTCCAAGCCCAAGAAATGACTTCGGGTCGAGAACTTCAAGCGGTGATTCCACCTGTAGGAGAAAATCCAGGTCGCCGAGAATCTGCGGGAGTTCGCGGCGCTTGTTTACCGCCGAATCAATCCCTGACGGTATTGGTTCCCGAAAATCAAGTGACATTAACTACTTCGTTGTATCCCACCTTCTTTTTCTATTTGCCAGCGACCAAAGCTCAGGAAGCTCTCTTTGTTTTATATGATGAAAATGAAAGAGAGATTTACAAAAGTATCTTTAGCATTAAGGAAATGTCCGGGTTACTGGAACTGAGTATTCCTGATAAAGTTACTTCACCAAAATTAGAACCGGGGAAAAATTACTACTGGCAATTTTCTTTGTTCTGCGATCCGAAAAATCCTTCTCTAGATCCTTTTGTCGATGGCTGGGTGCAACGAGTTTCTTTAACTGAAGATATCTCAAATAATTTAGCCACGGCTTCAGACAGTGAAAAAGTTGATATCTATGCCGCAGCGGGAATTTGGCAAGACGCTTTAACCACTTTGGCGGATTTGCGGCAAAATAATCCTAATGATCGGAACTTGGAAAACCAATGGAATCAATTGTTAGAAAATATTGGCTTAGAAAAAATTGCCCAAGAACCCATGATTCCGTCTCGTTAA
- a CDS encoding CHASE2 domain-containing protein: protein MNVKFFSQLTLIGGTLAGGYVIAGMILAGLLLWVRGLGALQPLELVVYDHMVRWRPNYDPDPRLLIVGITEADIRQFSWPLSDRILAEVLAKLQTFEPAAIGLDIVRDIPVADRPEKQKADYEQLAEQLQQPNLIGITFIGSTEDDTIPPPPSLPPEQVGFSDVLIDPDGTVRRNLMFARQGETILPSFSLQLALKYLAEQKQIFPELTDANDYQLNQKILKQLKSDSGGYQNLDAGGYQILLNYRDRKIAETVTLQQLVEGQIDPNLVKNKIVLIGPTAESLKDNFFTPYSAGEVEKAKMFGVMLHAQMISQFLGAALDDRSTFWYWPEWAEIFWLVVWIFIGGAIAGMTNQPLILALRLGGAFAILCSSSFGLFLIGGWTPFIAPALGFFLAIGSTITYRFQYVRQQQNMVMKLLGQQTSPEIAQELWNSRDRLLQSGFLPGQTLTVTVLFTDIRDFTTISEQNSSELLMSWLNEYMSAMTQEVINHHGIINKFIGDAIMAVFGVPIPRNTQEEIAADARNAVNCALAMGDRLKELNQSWRDRGLPQIQIRAGIFTGPVTVGSLGGKERLEYAIIGDTVNIASRLESCEKHRQDPHTPCRVMIARQTLSYIYGEFEVESWGLIALKGKTKTVDVYKVIGRKSSI, encoded by the coding sequence TTGAATGTTAAATTTTTCTCTCAACTCACTTTGATCGGGGGGACTCTCGCCGGAGGATACGTGATCGCCGGAATGATTCTGGCCGGTTTGTTACTCTGGGTGCGAGGATTGGGGGCATTGCAACCCTTAGAACTGGTGGTTTACGACCATATGGTGCGTTGGCGTCCAAATTATGACCCAGACCCACGATTATTAATTGTGGGAATTACCGAGGCAGATATTCGTCAGTTTTCCTGGCCTCTAAGCGATCGCATCTTGGCGGAAGTTTTAGCCAAATTACAAACATTTGAACCAGCGGCGATCGGTTTAGATATAGTTCGGGATATTCCCGTTGCCGATCGCCCAGAAAAACAAAAGGCTGATTATGAGCAATTAGCCGAACAGTTGCAACAACCCAACTTAATCGGCATTACTTTTATTGGCAGTACCGAAGATGACACTATCCCCCCTCCACCGAGTTTGCCCCCAGAACAGGTGGGTTTTAGTGATGTACTAATAGACCCTGATGGCACTGTGCGGCGAAATTTGATGTTTGCCCGTCAAGGGGAGACAATTTTACCTTCATTTTCTTTACAACTCGCCCTGAAATATTTAGCAGAACAAAAACAGATTTTTCCCGAATTAACTGATGCCAATGATTATCAGTTAAACCAGAAAATACTTAAACAATTAAAGAGCGACTCTGGGGGATATCAAAATCTCGATGCCGGAGGTTATCAAATTTTACTCAATTATCGCGATCGCAAAATAGCAGAAACGGTGACTTTGCAGCAACTGGTTGAGGGACAAATTGATCCCAATTTGGTCAAAAATAAAATTGTGTTAATTGGGCCTACGGCTGAAAGTCTCAAAGATAACTTTTTTACTCCCTATAGTGCCGGGGAAGTGGAAAAAGCCAAAATGTTTGGGGTGATGCTCCATGCCCAAATGATTAGTCAATTTTTAGGGGCAGCTTTGGACGATCGCTCGACCTTTTGGTATTGGCCAGAATGGGCGGAAATTTTCTGGCTGGTGGTTTGGATTTTTATCGGTGGCGCGATCGCTGGGATGACGAATCAGCCATTAATTTTAGCCTTAAGATTAGGGGGAGCTTTTGCCATTTTATGTAGTAGTAGCTTTGGCCTATTTTTGATTGGCGGATGGACACCATTCATTGCCCCAGCTTTGGGATTTTTTCTCGCGATCGGTTCCACGATTACTTATCGCTTCCAATATGTTCGCCAGCAACAAAATATGGTGATGAAACTTCTCGGTCAGCAAACTTCCCCAGAAATTGCTCAAGAACTTTGGAATTCCCGCGATCGCCTACTGCAATCCGGTTTTTTACCGGGACAAACCCTAACGGTGACAGTGTTATTTACGGATATTAGAGATTTCACCACAATTTCTGAGCAAAATTCTTCGGAATTGCTAATGAGTTGGCTGAATGAGTATATGAGTGCGATGACTCAGGAGGTGATTAATCATCATGGCATTATTAATAAGTTTATTGGCGATGCTATTATGGCGGTTTTTGGTGTCCCCATTCCCCGTAACACCCAAGAGGAAATTGCCGCCGATGCCCGCAATGCCGTCAATTGTGCCTTGGCAATGGGCGATCGTTTAAAAGAACTTAATCAAAGTTGGCGCGATCGGGGTTTACCGCAAATTCAAATTCGTGCCGGTATTTTTACAGGTCCTGTCACCGTCGGCAGTTTAGGAGGCAAAGAACGCTTAGAATATGCCATTATTGGGGATACGGTTAACATTGCTTCTCGCTTAGAAAGCTGCGAAAAACATCGTCAAGATCCTCACACTCCTTGCCGGGTTATGATTGCCCGTCAAACCCTCTCCTATATCTATGGAGAGTTTGAAGTTGAGTCCTGGGGGCTAATTGCCCTCAAAGGCAAGACCAAGACCGTTGATGTTTATAAAGTTATTGGCCGAAAATCCTCAATCTGA
- a CDS encoding phosphodiester glycosidase family protein, which translates to MKKRQIFLLFFLLVMLPGCWGKSENMLSASTQTNEAEVAKLTEALDTSNDFTVVFSEPGIKLHQYEKDYVQEIDLSQGAAVQLLYGYITDAGMGKGAYGGNEPLLARETLQQAWDAFYSTNQNAICITNGQFFRNDDQASTGLAFPVKANGAILTEGYAGESEYPDEQLMLLIYGDRASITALDIRELYSSDAANIIGGLKPDADKGVNTETGRTFVGVKDNNNDGLSETLLIFTSPTATQYRAAEVLRYFGASEVIMLDGGGSTQLICNNTSYISSPRTIPQTIGVLRGE; encoded by the coding sequence ATGAAAAAACGACAGATTTTTTTACTTTTCTTCCTGTTAGTGATGCTACCGGGATGCTGGGGAAAATCTGAAAATATGCTCTCTGCTTCCACCCAAACCAATGAAGCAGAAGTGGCTAAGTTAACCGAAGCCCTAGATACCAGTAATGATTTTACCGTAGTATTTTCTGAGCCTGGGATCAAACTTCATCAGTATGAAAAAGATTATGTCCAAGAAATTGACCTGAGTCAAGGGGCTGCGGTACAACTGCTTTATGGATATATTACAGATGCGGGGATGGGAAAAGGAGCTTATGGTGGGAACGAACCCCTGTTAGCACGGGAAACCCTGCAACAAGCTTGGGATGCTTTTTATAGCACGAATCAAAACGCTATCTGTATTACGAATGGTCAGTTTTTTAGAAATGATGACCAAGCTTCCACGGGTTTAGCTTTTCCCGTCAAAGCGAATGGAGCTATTTTAACGGAAGGATATGCCGGAGAAAGTGAATATCCTGATGAACAATTGATGTTGTTAATCTATGGCGATCGCGCCTCGATTACCGCTTTAGATATTAGAGAATTGTATTCATCCGATGCGGCAAATATTATTGGGGGTTTAAAGCCGGATGCGGATAAAGGAGTGAATACCGAAACTGGTCGAACTTTTGTCGGGGTTAAAGACAATAATAATGATGGATTATCGGAAACTTTGCTAATTTTTACTTCTCCAACGGCGACACAATATCGGGCAGCAGAAGTGCTGCGATATTTTGGCGCTAGTGAGGTGATTATGCTCGATGGGGGCGGATCGACTCAACTGATTTGTAATAATACCAGTTATATTAGTTCTCCCAGAACCATTCCTCAAACAATTGGAGTCCTGCGCGGTGAATAG
- a CDS encoding MFS transporter, with protein sequence MNSDNITSEKIPSNNPWWYIPTLYFAEGLPYVIINSVSVIMYKKMGIDNTQIALWTSLLYLPWVIKMLWGPFVDIYSTKRNWVIYTQVAMMVCLGSAAFSLQLSNFFFISLGIFTIGAFISATHDIATDGFYMLALSPEQQALYAGIRSVFYRMAVIFGTGVLVVFAGLMEENIGNIPLSWSFALAISAVIFALLFVYHRFILPFPDSDSQDRKLEKTEQIPFVDIINSYFQQPKILVIVAFILFYRFGEAMLLKLASPFLLDTTTEGGLGLSTADVGLVYGTVGTISLIIGGIVGGAIVAKYGLKKTIFPLALALNLPDLFYVYMAYYQPPIQFVYPLVSLEQFGYGLGFTSFMIYLMYVSKGEYKTSHYAISTGIMALGMMVPGMVSGKLQSLVSYPMFFVIVCLLTIPGMITIFFLPLEEEKKA encoded by the coding sequence ATGAACTCAGACAACATAACCTCAGAAAAAATACCATCTAACAATCCTTGGTGGTATATCCCCACCCTCTACTTTGCCGAAGGACTACCTTATGTCATCATTAATAGTGTTTCGGTAATTATGTATAAAAAAATGGGGATTGACAATACTCAAATCGCCCTTTGGACGAGTTTACTATATCTCCCTTGGGTGATCAAAATGCTCTGGGGGCCTTTTGTGGATATCTACTCAACCAAAAGAAATTGGGTGATTTACACTCAAGTTGCCATGATGGTTTGTTTGGGAAGCGCCGCTTTTTCCCTACAACTTTCTAATTTCTTTTTCATTTCTTTAGGCATCTTTACCATTGGGGCATTTATCTCCGCCACCCATGATATTGCCACCGATGGATTTTATATGCTGGCATTAAGTCCAGAACAACAAGCCCTATATGCGGGAATTCGTTCAGTTTTTTATCGCATGGCGGTTATTTTTGGCACCGGAGTGCTGGTAGTATTTGCCGGATTGATGGAAGAAAATATCGGCAATATTCCCTTAAGTTGGTCGTTCGCTCTAGCCATTAGTGCGGTAATTTTTGCCCTTTTGTTTGTTTACCATCGCTTCATTTTACCCTTTCCAGATAGTGATAGCCAAGACAGAAAACTAGAAAAAACCGAGCAAATTCCTTTTGTGGATATTATTAATTCATACTTTCAACAACCGAAAATTTTAGTCATTGTCGCGTTTATCTTATTCTATCGCTTTGGCGAAGCCATGCTGTTGAAGTTGGCCAGTCCATTTTTATTAGATACCACAACCGAAGGAGGATTAGGACTCAGTACCGCTGACGTGGGCTTGGTTTATGGCACCGTAGGGACAATTTCGTTAATTATTGGCGGAATTGTTGGCGGAGCAATTGTAGCTAAATATGGCTTAAAAAAGACTATTTTTCCGTTGGCATTAGCCTTGAATTTACCCGATTTATTTTATGTGTATATGGCTTATTATCAGCCGCCGATTCAGTTTGTTTATCCTCTGGTATCTTTGGAACAATTCGGCTATGGTTTAGGCTTTACTTCCTTTATGATTTATTTAATGTATGTCTCGAAAGGAGAATATAAAACTTCCCATTATGCGATTTCTACGGGAATTATGGCATTAGGCATGATGGTGCCGGGAATGGTCAGCGGTAAGCTTCAATCTTTGGTGAGTTATCCCATGTTTTTTGTGATTGTGTGTTTGCTGACGATTCCGGGGATGATTACGATATTCTTTTTGCCTTTAGAGGAGGAAAAAAAGGCGTAA
- a CDS encoding HAD-IB family phosphatase codes for MNQALNKSPKIMVFCDFDGTITEEETAVAMMTQFAPEISAKILPKIFDRTLPLKVGIPQVWESIPASCYPEMLEVSRSKKIRSGFVELLDLLANLNIPLVVVSGGLRFMVETVLGDLVDRVEAIYALDVDPSGEYLHLSSGFIGEIELLDKVKVIAQYHPDIAIAIGDSVTDLNMAMQADLVFAQSRLIQYLEDQQKSYIPWENFFDVRDYLANYLPTAISSGHASPLRPAVK; via the coding sequence GTGAATCAAGCATTGAATAAATCACCAAAAATTATGGTTTTTTGTGATTTTGATGGCACCATCACCGAAGAAGAAACCGCTGTGGCCATGATGACTCAATTTGCCCCAGAAATCTCCGCCAAAATTTTGCCCAAAATTTTTGATCGCACCTTGCCCCTGAAAGTAGGAATTCCCCAAGTCTGGGAATCGATTCCAGCCTCCTGCTATCCAGAAATGTTAGAAGTTTCTCGGAGTAAAAAAATTCGCTCAGGCTTCGTGGAATTATTAGATCTTTTGGCCAATCTGAATATTCCCCTGGTGGTGGTTTCTGGGGGTCTCCGTTTTATGGTAGAAACTGTGTTAGGTGATTTAGTCGATCGCGTTGAGGCGATTTATGCTTTAGACGTTGACCCCAGTGGGGAATATTTACACCTAAGTTCTGGCTTTATCGGTGAAATTGAATTACTGGATAAAGTCAAAGTAATTGCCCAATATCATCCTGACATAGCGATCGCGATCGGCGATTCGGTCACGGATTTAAACATGGCCATGCAAGCGGATTTAGTCTTTGCCCAAAGTCGTCTAATTCAGTATTTAGAAGACCAGCAAAAGTCTTACATTCCCTGGGAGAATTTTTTTGATGTCCGGGATTATTTAGCCAATTATTTACCGACCGCAATTTCATCCGGTCATGCTTCTCCCCTTCGCCCTGCTGTAAAATAA
- a CDS encoding bifunctional aldolase/short-chain dehydrogenase, producing the protein MKSLWNDLEAAEYQGDLAQRVYTSRLLGRDRTLVLHGGGNTSVKIREKNILGEEEDILYVKGSGWDLATIEAAGFSPVKMRHLLALAKLEYLSDPQMVNELKTQMTRASAPSPSVETILHAILPYKYVDHTHADAVIAVTNTPNGLDRVQEIYGDKIVIIPYVMPGFDLARFCAENFPAEAGKNTIGMLLMNHGMFSFGETAQESYERMIQLVSMAEDYLKAYSAWENPLPPVVKSDLPVSKTLAKLRREVSEVAGFPMIITQDRSDRALAFVQRKDLGQISQQGPATPDHVIRTKQLPMVGTDINAYVAAYKTYFAQYSATAKQPKTMLDPAPRVILDPELGMLTLGKTAKDAAIAADIYHHTMDVIAAATKLGGYQALPSQDIFDVEYWDLEQAKLRSGGKAPMFTGEIALVTGAASGIGKACVASLLQRGAAVVGLDINPAIQELHKRPDFCGIPCDVTDEKAITEAIEKAVRAFGGIDILILNAGIFPGGCRIDSLATEQWRKVMTINLDANLTLMRECHPFLKLAPNGGRVVVIGSKNVSAPGPGAAAYSASKAALNQLARVAALEWGADNIRINSIHPNAVFDTGLWTEEVLKSRAEYYGLTVQEYKTNNVLKVEVTSHDVAELAAEMCGSLFAKTTAAHIPVDGGNERVI; encoded by the coding sequence ATGAAAAGTTTGTGGAACGATCTAGAAGCGGCTGAATATCAAGGAGACTTAGCCCAACGGGTTTATACGTCCCGTTTATTAGGGCGCGATCGCACCTTAGTATTGCATGGTGGAGGCAACACCTCAGTCAAAATTCGGGAAAAAAATATCCTCGGAGAAGAGGAAGATATCCTCTATGTCAAAGGCAGTGGCTGGGATTTAGCCACCATTGAAGCAGCGGGTTTTTCCCCAGTAAAAATGCGGCATTTATTAGCACTGGCAAAACTAGAATATTTGTCAGATCCGCAAATGGTCAACGAACTAAAAACTCAGATGACTCGCGCTTCTGCCCCATCCCCCTCTGTAGAAACTATTCTCCATGCTATTCTGCCTTATAAATATGTAGATCATACCCATGCAGACGCGGTAATTGCTGTCACCAACACACCCAACGGATTAGATCGAGTGCAAGAAATTTATGGGGATAAAATAGTCATCATTCCTTACGTGATGCCCGGATTTGATTTAGCCCGGTTTTGCGCCGAAAACTTTCCTGCTGAAGCCGGAAAAAATACCATCGGAATGCTATTAATGAATCATGGAATGTTTTCCTTTGGGGAAACCGCCCAAGAATCCTACGAACGGATGATTCAATTAGTCTCAATGGCGGAAGATTATTTAAAAGCTTATAGCGCTTGGGAAAATCCTTTGCCCCCAGTGGTCAAAAGCGATCTACCTGTCAGCAAAACTTTAGCCAAATTGCGCCGTGAAGTCTCAGAAGTGGCCGGATTTCCCATGATTATCACCCAAGATCGAAGCGATCGCGCCTTGGCTTTTGTGCAGCGAAAAGACTTAGGGCAAATTTCCCAACAAGGCCCAGCAACTCCCGATCATGTAATTAGAACAAAACAGTTGCCAATGGTTGGGACTGATATCAACGCCTATGTAGCCGCATACAAAACTTATTTTGCCCAATATAGCGCCACCGCCAAACAACCCAAAACCATGCTTGACCCCGCCCCTCGCGTCATTCTTGACCCAGAATTAGGAATGCTCACCTTGGGCAAAACCGCCAAAGATGCCGCGATCGCCGCCGACATTTACCATCACACAATGGATGTTATCGCCGCAGCCACCAAACTCGGCGGCTACCAAGCCCTCCCCAGCCAAGATATTTTTGATGTGGAATATTGGGATTTAGAACAAGCCAAACTCCGCAGCGGCGGCAAAGCGCCCATGTTTACCGGAGAAATTGCCCTGGTTACAGGCGCCGCGTCGGGAATTGGTAAAGCTTGTGTCGCCTCTTTACTGCAACGGGGGGCAGCGGTAGTTGGCTTAGATATTAACCCAGCAATTCAAGAACTTCATAAACGCCCGGACTTTTGCGGCATTCCCTGTGATGTCACCGACGAAAAAGCGATTACCGAGGCGATCGAAAAAGCAGTTCGGGCATTTGGCGGCATCGATATTTTAATCCTCAATGCGGGAATTTTTCCTGGGGGTTGCCGGATTGACTCCCTGGCAACGGAACAGTGGCGAAAAGTAATGACCATCAACCTCGATGCCAACCTGACCTTAATGCGCGAATGCCACCCATTTCTAAAATTAGCACCCAACGGCGGGCGAGTCGTGGTGATTGGTTCTAAAAATGTCAGTGCTCCTGGGCCGGGGGCGGCGGCTTATTCTGCATCTAAAGCCGCCTTAAACCAATTAGCGCGAGTGGCGGCCTTAGAATGGGGTGCGGATAATATTCGGATTAATTCCATTCACCCCAATGCCGTATTTGATACCGGACTTTGGACGGAAGAGGTGTTAAAATCTCGTGCTGAATATTATGGTTTAACGGTACAAGAATATAAGACTAATAATGTCTTAAAAGTAGAAGTAACCAGCCATGATGTTGCCGAATTAGCGGCTGAAATGTGTGGGTCATTGTTTGCCAAAACTACAGCGGCTCATATCCCGGTTGATGGGGGCAATGAGCGGGTGATTTAG